From a single Carassius auratus strain Wakin chromosome 38, ASM336829v1, whole genome shotgun sequence genomic region:
- the si:ch211-223a10.1 gene encoding palmitoyltransferase AKR1, which produces MLQASGSNDSIFESIQRGDIDRVSHLLQEDRGVLKQKGWGGFTALHFAALHGNRPMAELLLNSGADPNIACDAGQTPFHFACRNGNIYIMHKMMQHGADLHTVDEQGKTCLHHAVGGGSVIATQYLWETGMFRFTDADNFKVTSLHLAASTGNSDVVRYLLKANRCTPEAVDHQGATALHVAAEKGMIEVCWLLLKSAGLHILHMKNHTGLSPLDLCNQGNTFRHQQLSRILMHFSQEPKDRIPKESYVMYFWMLLLPSLSGAAVLIIAAALGEYGAIFSAVLFPCMAKVILSQNHRLNSFQRLPNPVYLGTLTAGLIHSIACFLYKIVPSFWPAYTLLNFSLVHFCVLAGLFWKVLNQNPGQLKEADTDSQFSSIGDLIEAGKSPDRFCIYCELIQVDNCKHCRLCDMCIQDYDHHCLFLNQCVGRDNHRIFILFIMSMVMAHLIFILCAVYYLYLKLSGMQLSDWSSVAGRETWVLLLTLLNFLSLTWVGWLLVEQLQAISMGTTTYFRRYNLKGPSKRQQLGAILSFLLQGKRRAKRSQSFHI; this is translated from the exons ATGCTGCAGGCTTCAGGAAGTAACGATAGTATTTTCGAATCGATTCAACGAGGGGATATCGATCGAGTTTCCCATTTATTGCAGGAGGATCGAGGTGTTTTGAAACAAAAAG GATGGGGAGGTTTCACAGCCCTTCACTTTGCCGCTCTTCATGGAAACCGGCCAATGGCTGAGCTTCTGCTGAACAGCGGTGCTGACCCAAACATTGCCTGTGATGCAGGACAAACCCCTTTTCACTTTGCTTGCAG AAATGGCAATATTTATATCATGCACAAAATGATGCAGCATGGTGCAGACTTACACACAGTAGATGAGCAAGGGAAAACGTGTCTTCATCATGCAGTGGGTGGTGGAAGCGT tATTGCCACGCAGTACCTGTGGGAGACTGGAATGTTCCGTTTCACAGATGCCGATAACTTTAAGGTCACTTCGCTGCATTTAGCAGCTTCCACAGGCAATTCTGACGTAGTCCGCTATCTCCTTAAAGCTAAT AGATGCACGCCAGAGGCAGTTGACCACCAGGGGGCGACAGCACTTCATGTGGCTGCAGAGAAAGGCATGATTGAGGTGTGCTGGCTACTGTTGAAGAGTGCCGGACTCCACATTTTACACATGAAAAACCACACTGGCCTCTCACCTCTAGACCTCTGTAATCAAGGGAATACATTTAG ACATCAGCAGCTCTCCAGGATTTTGATGCATTTCAGTCAAGAACCAAAAGATCGGATTCCTAAGGAATCATATG TGATGTACTTCTGGATGCTGCTGTTGCCGTCTCTCTCCGGGGCTGCTGTTCTCATTATAGCTGCAGCTCTTGGTGAATATGGGGCTATCTTTTCTGCAGTGCTTTTCCCCTGCATGGCAAAAGTTATTCTTTCTCAAAATCATAGACTGAACAGCTTTCAAAG GTTACCAAACCCTGTTTACCTGGGAACACTGACTGCAGGCCTAATTCATTCCATAGCTTGCTTTCTCTATAAAATTGTACCTA GTTTTTGGCCAGCTTATACCCTCCTAAATTTTTCACTTGTCCATTTTTGTGTGCTCGCTGGACTTTTTTGGAAAGTTTTAAACCAGAACCCAGGACAACTCAAAGAAGCTGACACTGATTCCCAGTTTTCCAGCATAGGAGACTTAATAGAAGCTGGAAAGAGCCCGGACAGATTCTGTATTTACTGTGAG CTGATCCAAGTGGACAACTGTAAACACTGCCGTTTATGTGACATGTGCATCCAAGACTACGACCACCACTGCCTCTTCCTCAATCAATGTGTGGGACGGGACAACCACCGCATCTTCATCCTCTTCATCATGTCCATGGTAATGGCTCACCTCATCTTCATCCTCTGTGCGGTGTACTACCTCTACCTGAAACTCTCAGGCATGCAGCTGTCTGACTGGAGCTCAGTGGCAGGAAGAGAAACCTGGGTCCTCCTGCTGACTCTGCTCAACTTCCTCTCTCTGACCTGGGTGGGATGGTTGCTAGTTGAGCAGCTTCAAGCCATTTCTATGGGAACCACCACTTACTTTAGACGGTACAACCTCAAAGGGCCTTCTAAAAGGCAACAGTTGGGCGCAATCCTCTCTTTTCTGCTTCAAGGGAAAAGAAGAGCGAAGCGCAGTCAGTCTTTTCACATATAG
- the LOC113056867 gene encoding rho GTPase-activating protein 22-like isoform X2: protein MERQLRFLARSKSMVMGELSRGSSRPSSPSLQDRALKAGWLKKQRSIMKNWQLRWFVLRTDQLFFYKDEEETKPQGCIPLQGSQVNELTANPDEPGRHLFEIVPGCAGEKDRSALSHEAFLLMANSQNDMEDWVKAIRRVIWAPFGGGIFGQRLEDTVQYERKFGPRLAPLLVEQCVDFIREQGLKEEGLFRMPGQANLVKELQDAFDCGDKPLFDSNTDVHTVASLLKLYLRELPEPVIPFNKYEDFLTCAQLLLKDEEVGLSELVMQVNTLPQANYNLLKYICKFLDEVQSHANENKMSVQNLATVFGPNILRPKVEDPVSMMEGTSQVQQLMTVLISEHERLYVGTEGDVSSEQTGSCLPGQRGMVEWISDEEMLNCSSLGQISKVADSVCGSATSLDINTGAPTTAKMTPQGKAGVTVSPSKQVKSLPSWKYSFKSGGVRAQSAKIGGSSVDVSTLPSTGNWLMNGLSSLRSHRRTSSGERMGKDSALSHRLSTYDNVTSSSLSVPSVASTPWSTSSCEILVADSVGSDPSGLNSEKVDWSAGGSVQGQSEDRNSEVTESSEALEMCVSSAGCSENGNGEDAENVTGDTDINTTALNSLVTELKDELKKQKANYESRIRRLEESSVTMRNQMERLEEKLDQEKKKYLMLEIKLRNSERAREDAETRNRLLQNEMEEFFSTLGDLTLGTRTS, encoded by the exons ATGGAGAGACAACTGAGATTTTTAG CCAGGTCTAAGAGCATGGTCATGGGGGAGCTCTCCCGCGGCTCCAGCAGGCCATCGTCCCCCAGCCTCCAAGACAGGGCTCTGAAAGCAGGCTGGCTTAAGAAACAGCGCAGCATCATGAAGAACTGGCAGCTGCGCTGGTTTGTGCTTAGAACTGACCAGCTCTTCTTCTACAAAGATGAGGAGGAAACCAAACCACAG GGATGTATCCCGTTGCAGGGTAGTCAAGTCAACGAGCTGACAGCCAATCCTGATGAACCTGGGCGGCACCTTTTTGAAATAGTTCCAG GCTGTGCAGGAGAGAAAGACAGATCAGCTCTCAGCCATGAGGCTTTCCTGCTCATGGCAAACTCCCAGAATGACATGGAGGATTGGGTCAAAGCCATTAGACGTGTCATCTGGGCTCCCTTTGGAGGAG GTATCTTTGGCCAGCGCCTGGAGGACACAGTACAGTATGAGAGAAAGTTTGGACCCCGACTGGCCCCTCTGCTGGTGGAGCAGTGTGTGGATTTCATACGGGAGCAGGGTCTGAAAGAGGAAGGTCTCTTTAGGATGCCAGGACAGGCCAACCTGGTCAAAGAACTGCAGGATGCTTTTGACTGTGGGGATAAACCTCTGTTTGACAG TAACACTGATGTTCACACAGTGGCGTCCCTCCTGAAGCTTTACCTCAGGGAGTTGCCAGAGCCTGTGATCCCCTTTAACAAATATGAGGACTTTCTAACCTGTGCACAGCTTCTGCTAAAAGATGAAGAAGTG GGACTCAGTGAGCTTGTGATGCAGGTGAACACTCTTCCTCAGGCTAATTATAATTTGTTAAAGTACATTTGCAA ATTCTTAGATGAGGTGCAGTCACACGCGAATGAGAACAAGATGAGCGTTCAGAACCTTGCAACAGTTTTTGGACCAAATATCCTTCGGCCTAAAGTAGAGGACCCTGTTTCAATGATGGAAG gaacCTCCCAGGTTCAGCAGCTGATGACGGTGTTGATCAGTGAACATGAGCGTCTGTATGTGGGGACTGAGGGAGATGTGTCCTCCGAGCAGACAGGAAGTTGTCTTCCAGGTCAGCGAGGCATGGTGGAGTGGATCTCTGATGAGGAGATGCTGAACTGCTCATCGCTGGGCCAGATCTCCAAAGTGGCAGATAGTGTGTGTGGCAGTGCCACGTCTTTAGATATCAACACAGGTGCCCCTACCACTGCCAAAATGACACCTCAGGGAAAAGCTGGGGTGACGGTCAGCCCCAGCAAACAGGTGAAATCCCTCCCCTCCTGGAAATACTCCTTCAAGAGCGGAGGGGTACGTGCTCAGTCTGCAAAAATTGGGGGCTCGTCTGTGGACGTGTCTACCTTGCCCAGTACAGGCAACTGGTTGATGAACGGGCTTTCCTCTCTGCGCAGCCACCGCCGTACATCATCAGGAGAGCGCATGGGCAAGGATTCAGCCTTGTCACACCGTCTGTCCACTTACGACAACGTGACCTCATCCAGTCTCAGCGTACCCAGCGTCGCGAGCACGCCCTGGTCCACATCTTCCTGTGAGATCTTAGTGGCCGACTCTGTGGGCAGTGACCCCTCTGGACTGAACTCTGAGAAGGTGGATTGGTCAGCTGGAGGGTCTGTCCAAGGGCAAAGTGAAGACAGGAATTCGGAGGTCACTGAGAGCAGCGAAGCACTGGAAATGTGTGTGAGCAGTGCAGGCTGCAGTGAGAACGGAAATGGAGAAGATGCGGAGAACGTCACAGGAGATACTGATATTAACACGACAGCACTTAACAGCCTGGTAACAGAGTTGAAAGACGAGTTAAAGAAACAGAAGGCCAACTACGAATCTCGAATACGAAG GCTGGAGGAATCAAGTGTCACTATGCGTAACCAAATGGAGAGGCTAGAGGAGAAGCTGGACCAGGAGAAGAAAAAGTATCTCATGCTAGAAATTAAACTCCGTAACTCTGAGCGAGCCCGTGAGGATGCAGAGACCCGCAACCGCTTACTTCAGAACGAGATGGAGGAGTTCTTCTCCACTTTGGGAGATCTTACATTGGGAACAAGGACAAGCTAG
- the LOC113056867 gene encoding rho GTPase-activating protein 22-like isoform X1: MNTMLSPKIRQSRRARSKSMVMGELSRGSSRPSSPSLQDRALKAGWLKKQRSIMKNWQLRWFVLRTDQLFFYKDEEETKPQGCIPLQGSQVNELTANPDEPGRHLFEIVPGCAGEKDRSALSHEAFLLMANSQNDMEDWVKAIRRVIWAPFGGGIFGQRLEDTVQYERKFGPRLAPLLVEQCVDFIREQGLKEEGLFRMPGQANLVKELQDAFDCGDKPLFDSNTDVHTVASLLKLYLRELPEPVIPFNKYEDFLTCAQLLLKDEEVGLSELVMQVNTLPQANYNLLKYICKFLDEVQSHANENKMSVQNLATVFGPNILRPKVEDPVSMMEGTSQVQQLMTVLISEHERLYVGTEGDVSSEQTGSCLPGQRGMVEWISDEEMLNCSSLGQISKVADSVCGSATSLDINTGAPTTAKMTPQGKAGVTVSPSKQVKSLPSWKYSFKSGGVRAQSAKIGGSSVDVSTLPSTGNWLMNGLSSLRSHRRTSSGERMGKDSALSHRLSTYDNVTSSSLSVPSVASTPWSTSSCEILVADSVGSDPSGLNSEKVDWSAGGSVQGQSEDRNSEVTESSEALEMCVSSAGCSENGNGEDAENVTGDTDINTTALNSLVTELKDELKKQKANYESRIRRLEESSVTMRNQMERLEEKLDQEKKKYLMLEIKLRNSERAREDAETRNRLLQNEMEEFFSTLGDLTLGTRTS; encoded by the exons ATGAACACCATGCTAAGTCCCAAGATAAGACAGTCCAGGAGAG CCAGGTCTAAGAGCATGGTCATGGGGGAGCTCTCCCGCGGCTCCAGCAGGCCATCGTCCCCCAGCCTCCAAGACAGGGCTCTGAAAGCAGGCTGGCTTAAGAAACAGCGCAGCATCATGAAGAACTGGCAGCTGCGCTGGTTTGTGCTTAGAACTGACCAGCTCTTCTTCTACAAAGATGAGGAGGAAACCAAACCACAG GGATGTATCCCGTTGCAGGGTAGTCAAGTCAACGAGCTGACAGCCAATCCTGATGAACCTGGGCGGCACCTTTTTGAAATAGTTCCAG GCTGTGCAGGAGAGAAAGACAGATCAGCTCTCAGCCATGAGGCTTTCCTGCTCATGGCAAACTCCCAGAATGACATGGAGGATTGGGTCAAAGCCATTAGACGTGTCATCTGGGCTCCCTTTGGAGGAG GTATCTTTGGCCAGCGCCTGGAGGACACAGTACAGTATGAGAGAAAGTTTGGACCCCGACTGGCCCCTCTGCTGGTGGAGCAGTGTGTGGATTTCATACGGGAGCAGGGTCTGAAAGAGGAAGGTCTCTTTAGGATGCCAGGACAGGCCAACCTGGTCAAAGAACTGCAGGATGCTTTTGACTGTGGGGATAAACCTCTGTTTGACAG TAACACTGATGTTCACACAGTGGCGTCCCTCCTGAAGCTTTACCTCAGGGAGTTGCCAGAGCCTGTGATCCCCTTTAACAAATATGAGGACTTTCTAACCTGTGCACAGCTTCTGCTAAAAGATGAAGAAGTG GGACTCAGTGAGCTTGTGATGCAGGTGAACACTCTTCCTCAGGCTAATTATAATTTGTTAAAGTACATTTGCAA ATTCTTAGATGAGGTGCAGTCACACGCGAATGAGAACAAGATGAGCGTTCAGAACCTTGCAACAGTTTTTGGACCAAATATCCTTCGGCCTAAAGTAGAGGACCCTGTTTCAATGATGGAAG gaacCTCCCAGGTTCAGCAGCTGATGACGGTGTTGATCAGTGAACATGAGCGTCTGTATGTGGGGACTGAGGGAGATGTGTCCTCCGAGCAGACAGGAAGTTGTCTTCCAGGTCAGCGAGGCATGGTGGAGTGGATCTCTGATGAGGAGATGCTGAACTGCTCATCGCTGGGCCAGATCTCCAAAGTGGCAGATAGTGTGTGTGGCAGTGCCACGTCTTTAGATATCAACACAGGTGCCCCTACCACTGCCAAAATGACACCTCAGGGAAAAGCTGGGGTGACGGTCAGCCCCAGCAAACAGGTGAAATCCCTCCCCTCCTGGAAATACTCCTTCAAGAGCGGAGGGGTACGTGCTCAGTCTGCAAAAATTGGGGGCTCGTCTGTGGACGTGTCTACCTTGCCCAGTACAGGCAACTGGTTGATGAACGGGCTTTCCTCTCTGCGCAGCCACCGCCGTACATCATCAGGAGAGCGCATGGGCAAGGATTCAGCCTTGTCACACCGTCTGTCCACTTACGACAACGTGACCTCATCCAGTCTCAGCGTACCCAGCGTCGCGAGCACGCCCTGGTCCACATCTTCCTGTGAGATCTTAGTGGCCGACTCTGTGGGCAGTGACCCCTCTGGACTGAACTCTGAGAAGGTGGATTGGTCAGCTGGAGGGTCTGTCCAAGGGCAAAGTGAAGACAGGAATTCGGAGGTCACTGAGAGCAGCGAAGCACTGGAAATGTGTGTGAGCAGTGCAGGCTGCAGTGAGAACGGAAATGGAGAAGATGCGGAGAACGTCACAGGAGATACTGATATTAACACGACAGCACTTAACAGCCTGGTAACAGAGTTGAAAGACGAGTTAAAGAAACAGAAGGCCAACTACGAATCTCGAATACGAAG GCTGGAGGAATCAAGTGTCACTATGCGTAACCAAATGGAGAGGCTAGAGGAGAAGCTGGACCAGGAGAAGAAAAAGTATCTCATGCTAGAAATTAAACTCCGTAACTCTGAGCGAGCCCGTGAGGATGCAGAGACCCGCAACCGCTTACTTCAGAACGAGATGGAGGAGTTCTTCTCCACTTTGGGAGATCTTACATTGGGAACAAGGACAAGCTAG
- the LOC113056867 gene encoding rho GTPase-activating protein 22-like isoform X3, producing MGLGCRKLQEHRSVHAKGCAGEKDRSALSHEAFLLMANSQNDMEDWVKAIRRVIWAPFGGGIFGQRLEDTVQYERKFGPRLAPLLVEQCVDFIREQGLKEEGLFRMPGQANLVKELQDAFDCGDKPLFDSNTDVHTVASLLKLYLRELPEPVIPFNKYEDFLTCAQLLLKDEEVGLSELVMQVNTLPQANYNLLKYICKFLDEVQSHANENKMSVQNLATVFGPNILRPKVEDPVSMMEGTSQVQQLMTVLISEHERLYVGTEGDVSSEQTGSCLPGQRGMVEWISDEEMLNCSSLGQISKVADSVCGSATSLDINTGAPTTAKMTPQGKAGVTVSPSKQVKSLPSWKYSFKSGGVRAQSAKIGGSSVDVSTLPSTGNWLMNGLSSLRSHRRTSSGERMGKDSALSHRLSTYDNVTSSSLSVPSVASTPWSTSSCEILVADSVGSDPSGLNSEKVDWSAGGSVQGQSEDRNSEVTESSEALEMCVSSAGCSENGNGEDAENVTGDTDINTTALNSLVTELKDELKKQKANYESRIRRLEESSVTMRNQMERLEEKLDQEKKKYLMLEIKLRNSERAREDAETRNRLLQNEMEEFFSTLGDLTLGTRTS from the exons ATGGGGCTCGGTTGCCGCAAGCTGCAGGAGCACCGATCTGTTCATGCTAAGG GCTGTGCAGGAGAGAAAGACAGATCAGCTCTCAGCCATGAGGCTTTCCTGCTCATGGCAAACTCCCAGAATGACATGGAGGATTGGGTCAAAGCCATTAGACGTGTCATCTGGGCTCCCTTTGGAGGAG GTATCTTTGGCCAGCGCCTGGAGGACACAGTACAGTATGAGAGAAAGTTTGGACCCCGACTGGCCCCTCTGCTGGTGGAGCAGTGTGTGGATTTCATACGGGAGCAGGGTCTGAAAGAGGAAGGTCTCTTTAGGATGCCAGGACAGGCCAACCTGGTCAAAGAACTGCAGGATGCTTTTGACTGTGGGGATAAACCTCTGTTTGACAG TAACACTGATGTTCACACAGTGGCGTCCCTCCTGAAGCTTTACCTCAGGGAGTTGCCAGAGCCTGTGATCCCCTTTAACAAATATGAGGACTTTCTAACCTGTGCACAGCTTCTGCTAAAAGATGAAGAAGTG GGACTCAGTGAGCTTGTGATGCAGGTGAACACTCTTCCTCAGGCTAATTATAATTTGTTAAAGTACATTTGCAA ATTCTTAGATGAGGTGCAGTCACACGCGAATGAGAACAAGATGAGCGTTCAGAACCTTGCAACAGTTTTTGGACCAAATATCCTTCGGCCTAAAGTAGAGGACCCTGTTTCAATGATGGAAG gaacCTCCCAGGTTCAGCAGCTGATGACGGTGTTGATCAGTGAACATGAGCGTCTGTATGTGGGGACTGAGGGAGATGTGTCCTCCGAGCAGACAGGAAGTTGTCTTCCAGGTCAGCGAGGCATGGTGGAGTGGATCTCTGATGAGGAGATGCTGAACTGCTCATCGCTGGGCCAGATCTCCAAAGTGGCAGATAGTGTGTGTGGCAGTGCCACGTCTTTAGATATCAACACAGGTGCCCCTACCACTGCCAAAATGACACCTCAGGGAAAAGCTGGGGTGACGGTCAGCCCCAGCAAACAGGTGAAATCCCTCCCCTCCTGGAAATACTCCTTCAAGAGCGGAGGGGTACGTGCTCAGTCTGCAAAAATTGGGGGCTCGTCTGTGGACGTGTCTACCTTGCCCAGTACAGGCAACTGGTTGATGAACGGGCTTTCCTCTCTGCGCAGCCACCGCCGTACATCATCAGGAGAGCGCATGGGCAAGGATTCAGCCTTGTCACACCGTCTGTCCACTTACGACAACGTGACCTCATCCAGTCTCAGCGTACCCAGCGTCGCGAGCACGCCCTGGTCCACATCTTCCTGTGAGATCTTAGTGGCCGACTCTGTGGGCAGTGACCCCTCTGGACTGAACTCTGAGAAGGTGGATTGGTCAGCTGGAGGGTCTGTCCAAGGGCAAAGTGAAGACAGGAATTCGGAGGTCACTGAGAGCAGCGAAGCACTGGAAATGTGTGTGAGCAGTGCAGGCTGCAGTGAGAACGGAAATGGAGAAGATGCGGAGAACGTCACAGGAGATACTGATATTAACACGACAGCACTTAACAGCCTGGTAACAGAGTTGAAAGACGAGTTAAAGAAACAGAAGGCCAACTACGAATCTCGAATACGAAG GCTGGAGGAATCAAGTGTCACTATGCGTAACCAAATGGAGAGGCTAGAGGAGAAGCTGGACCAGGAGAAGAAAAAGTATCTCATGCTAGAAATTAAACTCCGTAACTCTGAGCGAGCCCGTGAGGATGCAGAGACCCGCAACCGCTTACTTCAGAACGAGATGGAGGAGTTCTTCTCCACTTTGGGAGATCTTACATTGGGAACAAGGACAAGCTAG